The following proteins are co-located in the Meriones unguiculatus strain TT.TT164.6M chromosome 4, Bangor_MerUng_6.1, whole genome shotgun sequence genome:
- the Scrt2 gene encoding transcriptional repressor scratch 2, with product MPRSFLVKKIKADGFQCSGVPAPTYHPLETAYVLPGARGPQGDNGYVAHCLPPSSYDGEQKPGLELAPAEPAYPAAASEEYSDPESPQSSLSARYFRGEAAVTDSYSMDAFFISDGRSRRRRAGAGGEAAGAGDAGGGGGGGGGGGGERAGRSGAAAGGGHRHACAECGKTYATSSNLSRHKQTHRSLDSQLARKCPTCGKAYVSMPALAMHVLTHNLRHKCGVCGKAFSRPWLLQGHMRSHTGEKPFGCAHCGKAFADRSNLRAHMQTHSAFKHYRCRQCDKSFALKSYLHKHCEAACVKAAEPPPPAGPAS from the exons ATGCCGCGTTCCTTCCTGGTGAAGAAGATCAAAGCGGATGGCTTCCAGTGCAGCGGGGTGCCGGCCCCCACCTACCACCCCCTGGAGACTGCCTACGTGCTGCCCGGCGCCCGCGGGCCTCAGGGGGACAACG GTTATGTGGCGCACTGCCTGCCCCCCAGCAGCTACGATGGCGAGCAGAAGCCTGGCCTGGAGCTGGCGCCCGCCGAGCCCGCCTACCCGGCCGCGGCGTCCGAGGAGTACAGCGACCCCGAGAGCCCACAGTCCAGCCTGTCGGCGCGCTACTTCCGCGGGGAGGCAGCCGTGACCGACAGCTACTCCATGGACGCCTTCTTCATCTCCGACGGGCGCTCGCGGCGGCGCCGGGCCGGGGCTGGCGGGGAAGCGGCGGGGGCCGGGgacgcgggcggcggcggcggcggcggcggcggcggcggcggggagcGCGCGGGGCGCTCGGGAGCGGCGGCGGGAGGCGGGCACCGGCACGCATGCGCAGAGTGCGGCAAGACGTACGCCACGTCGTCGAACCTGAGCCGCCACAAGCAGACGCACCGCAGCCTGGACAGCCAGCTGGCGCGCAAGTGCCCGACGTGCGGCAAGGCCTACGTGTCCATGCCCGCGCTCGCCATGCACGTGCTCACGCACAACCTGCGCCACAAGTGCGGCGTGTGCGGCAAGGCCTTCTCCCGGCCCTGGCTGCTCCAGGGCCACATGCGCTCGCACACCGGCGAGAAGCCCTTCGGCTGCGCGCACTGCGGCAAGGCCTTCGCCGACCGCTCCAACCTGCGCGCGCACATGCAGACGCACTCGGCCTTCAAGCACTACCGCTGCCGCCAGTGCGACAAGAGTTTCGCGCTCAAGTCCTACCTCCACAAGCACTGCGAGGCCGCGTGCGTGAAGGCCGCCGAGCCGCCGCCCCCTGCCGGCCCAGCCAGCTGA